The Chlorocebus sabaeus isolate Y175 chromosome 9, mChlSab1.0.hap1, whole genome shotgun sequence genome includes a window with the following:
- the LOC103237816 gene encoding aldo-keto reductase family 1 member C15-like, with the protein MKSGEELLPKDASGNIIFDTVDLRDTREALEKCKDAGLTKSIGVSNFNRKLLELILNQPGLKYKPTCNQVECHPYLNQSKLLEFCKSRDIVLIAYSALASHRDPNWMDPDSPHLLEEPTLKSIAKKHNRSPGQVALCYQLQRGVVVLAKSFSEKRIKENFQVQVKWFCSKVSHGHWSGPSLFHGGMCHMSFMPVLLSSVCEGRGAGWKSVKRGHWIHSSKVYHL; encoded by the exons ATGAAg tCTGGGGAGGAATTGCTGCCTAAGGATGCCAGTGGAAACATTATTTTTGACACTGTGGACCTTCGTGACACACGGGAG gcCCTGGAGAAGTGCAAAGACGCAGGTCTAACCAAGTCCATTGGGGTGTCTAATTTCAATCGCAAGCTGCTGGAACTCATTCTCAACCAGCCAGGGCTCAAGTATAAGCCCACCTGCAACCAG GTGGAATGTCACCCTTACCTCAACCAGAGCAAACTCCTGGAGTTCTGCAAGTCCAGGGACATCGTTCTAATCGCCTACAGTGCCCTGGCATCTCACAGAGACCCAAACTG GATGGACCCAGATAGCCCACATCTCTTGGAGGAGCCAACCTTGAAATCCATTGCCAAGAAACACAATAGAAGCCCAGGCCAGGTTGCCCTGTGCTACCAGCTGCAGCGGGGGGTGGTGGTCCTGGCCAAGAGCTTCTCTGAGAAGAGAATCAAAGAGAACTTCCAGGTACAGGTCAAGTGGTTTTGCTCCAAAGTGAGCCACGGTCACTGGTCTGGGCCATCTCTCTTCCACGGGGGAATGTGCCACATGTCATTCATGCCCGTGCTTCTCTCCTCTGTGTGCGAAGGGAGGGGGGCAGGATGGAAGAGTGTGAAGAGAGGTCACTGGATTCACAGTTCTAAAGTTTATCACCTCTAG